The following proteins come from a genomic window of Deltaproteobacteria bacterium:
- a CDS encoding UDP-3-O-acyl-N-acetylglucosamine deacetylase yields MLRGVEHTIASRVQCTGIGLHTGEPVDLALRPAAPGTGILFVRTDLEKPTRFPARAEWVTDTTLATTLGNEGASLSTIEHLVAALRGMGIDNCTVEVSGPELPIMDGSAGSFVYLIQQAGVRPQARMRRRIVIRRPIEVRDGNRWVRVLPSRDFKVSVEIDYSHPVIGRQALESWVISPELFAREIAPARTFGFLKDTQRLQAIGLARGGSLSNAIVLDETRVLNTEGLRFRDEFARHKVLDLIGDLALLGVPLQGHVKAVRGGHKLHQALVAEIRANPSCWTLETPSSEREPAREGAVLQPVPGRV; encoded by the coding sequence GTGCTTAGAGGCGTCGAGCATACGATCGCATCGCGTGTGCAATGCACCGGAATCGGGCTGCACACCGGCGAGCCGGTCGATCTGGCACTGCGGCCGGCAGCCCCCGGAACCGGGATCTTGTTCGTGCGCACCGACCTCGAGAAGCCGACGCGCTTCCCCGCGCGTGCCGAATGGGTGACCGACACGACGCTCGCGACGACGCTGGGCAACGAGGGCGCGAGCCTGTCGACGATCGAGCACCTGGTCGCGGCCCTGCGTGGAATGGGCATCGACAACTGCACGGTCGAGGTCTCCGGGCCCGAGCTTCCGATCATGGACGGCAGCGCCGGCTCGTTCGTCTACTTGATCCAGCAGGCCGGTGTCCGGCCACAGGCGCGAATGCGGCGCCGGATCGTGATCCGCCGCCCGATCGAAGTCCGAGACGGAAATCGCTGGGTTCGGGTGCTGCCGTCTCGAGACTTCAAGGTCTCCGTGGAGATCGACTACTCCCATCCGGTGATCGGCCGCCAGGCGCTCGAGAGCTGGGTGATCAGCCCGGAGCTCTTCGCGCGCGAGATCGCTCCCGCGCGAACCTTTGGCTTCCTGAAGGACACGCAGCGCTTGCAGGCGATCGGCCTCGCGCGCGGAGGGTCGCTCTCGAACGCGATCGTGCTCGACGAGACGCGCGTGTTGAACACCGAAGGCCTGCGCTTCCGAGACGAGTTCGCGCGCCACAAGGTGCTCGATCTGATCGGAGATCTCGCGCTTCTCGGAGTGCCCCTCCAGGGCCACGTGAAGGCGGTGCGCGGCGGCCACAAGCTTCACCAGGCGCTGGTCGCCGAGATCCGCGCGAATCCGAGCTGCTGGACGCTCGAGACGCCGAGCAGCGAACGCGAGCCGGCCCGCGAAGGGGCGGTGCTGCAGCCCGTCCCCGGCCGCGTCTAG
- a CDS encoding tetratricopeptide repeat protein, with protein MRKRLRVIALLLAIPLAMGGVAGVVLARGGDGLAAGLRARAKIETSERGAQSADEALSAGLAGAQILRLPVLHFGMLGAAVVLAAYALAPAFRGRRRGRTAKKSASPKAAALASAAETDLSAPSAKESKRILKQAAQIEQDQGAEAAGEFLLGRNLKEEAIEIFLRAELLGRAAEVRHDQNRFDEAADLYKKLGKEEHAGRIYAQLGRHEDAAKCYFAAGKFSVAGDMFERAGNHREAGKCYQKIGFHRHAAQAFLKSGADALAAESLLSAFNEEGGVAGAKSEQKAKEMRGIAKKAAEILVKLERFDEAEAMLVRSEAFGPAAKIAFQTGNFKRAAELFLRVGRGDLAAKALERLGDAVGAARALGEYLRDKGQEAEAVEHLRKAGEHAAAGDLYRKLGRYGEAGVCYRDADDFPAAAEAFRAAEQLEPAAEAYSRCGKFAEAAESYARAGRADLQAEMLEKAGDTFTAGKLYAEQGKADGAIRLMQQIPADSPNYGEACSILGRMFQEKGMHSLSVKKFTEATGSQTIARNSVDAFYELGRAHERQGDLVGAIEIFERILSFDYHYKDAAACLERCKGMVARQSEDLPPLTAPTAPAPATSRYEIVRELGRGGMGVVYLARDSVLEREVAYKVLPEGLRENPNALKNFLREAKAAAALNHPNIVTVYDAGESEHGFYMAMERVEGTTLKEILRQRGPVSANAVVYILRQMASALSYAHGRKVVHRDIKTANTMWTAERHVKIMDFGLAKLMEEVRNATTMISGTPFYMSPEQTLGRDVDHRTDIYSLGVTIFELATGELPFQKGNVPYHHVHTPPPDPRDVKADIPVGLSQIILRCLKKAPAERYQTAKELIEDLDRLAKA; from the coding sequence GTGCGCAAGCGTCTGCGTGTCATCGCCCTGCTGCTCGCGATCCCCCTGGCCATGGGCGGAGTCGCGGGCGTGGTGCTCGCGCGCGGCGGCGACGGGCTCGCCGCCGGGCTGCGTGCTCGCGCGAAGATCGAGACCTCGGAGCGCGGAGCCCAATCCGCGGACGAGGCTCTGAGCGCGGGGCTCGCGGGCGCGCAGATCCTGCGCCTTCCGGTTCTGCACTTCGGCATGCTCGGCGCGGCAGTCGTACTTGCGGCCTACGCGCTCGCTCCAGCCTTCCGCGGCCGCAGGCGGGGACGGACCGCGAAGAAATCCGCAAGCCCCAAGGCCGCAGCCCTGGCCAGCGCCGCCGAGACGGACCTCAGCGCGCCGTCGGCAAAGGAGTCCAAGCGGATCCTGAAGCAGGCGGCGCAGATCGAGCAGGATCAGGGTGCGGAGGCCGCCGGCGAATTCCTCCTCGGGCGCAACCTGAAGGAGGAGGCGATCGAGATCTTCCTTCGCGCCGAGCTGCTGGGCCGAGCGGCCGAGGTCCGTCACGATCAGAACCGTTTCGACGAGGCTGCGGATCTCTACAAGAAGCTCGGCAAGGAGGAGCACGCGGGCCGCATCTACGCGCAGCTCGGCCGACACGAGGACGCGGCGAAGTGCTACTTCGCCGCCGGCAAGTTCTCGGTCGCGGGCGACATGTTCGAGCGCGCCGGGAATCACCGAGAGGCCGGCAAGTGCTACCAGAAGATCGGCTTCCACCGGCACGCCGCGCAGGCTTTCCTGAAGTCCGGCGCCGACGCGCTCGCCGCCGAGAGCCTGCTCTCCGCCTTCAACGAGGAGGGCGGCGTCGCTGGCGCGAAGAGCGAGCAGAAGGCCAAGGAGATGCGCGGCATCGCCAAGAAGGCGGCCGAGATCCTGGTGAAGCTCGAGCGCTTCGACGAGGCCGAAGCCATGCTGGTGCGCTCCGAGGCGTTCGGACCGGCGGCCAAGATTGCCTTCCAGACCGGCAACTTCAAACGCGCGGCCGAGCTCTTCCTGCGGGTCGGGCGAGGCGACCTGGCCGCCAAGGCGCTCGAACGCCTCGGTGACGCCGTTGGCGCGGCGCGCGCGCTGGGTGAGTACCTGCGCGACAAGGGACAGGAAGCGGAGGCCGTCGAACACCTGAGGAAGGCCGGCGAGCACGCGGCGGCGGGCGATCTCTACCGGAAGCTCGGTCGCTATGGCGAGGCCGGCGTCTGCTACCGCGACGCCGACGACTTTCCGGCCGCCGCCGAGGCGTTTCGAGCCGCGGAGCAGCTCGAGCCGGCCGCGGAGGCGTATTCGCGCTGCGGGAAGTTCGCGGAGGCCGCGGAATCCTACGCGCGGGCCGGTCGCGCCGATCTGCAGGCCGAGATGCTCGAGAAGGCGGGCGACACCTTCACCGCCGGCAAGCTCTACGCGGAGCAGGGCAAGGCCGACGGAGCGATCCGCCTGATGCAGCAGATTCCTGCGGACAGCCCGAACTACGGCGAGGCCTGCTCGATCCTGGGGCGAATGTTCCAGGAGAAGGGCATGCACAGCCTTTCGGTCAAGAAGTTCACCGAGGCGACCGGGTCGCAGACGATCGCGCGAAACAGCGTCGATGCGTTCTACGAGCTCGGCCGCGCGCACGAGCGACAGGGCGATCTGGTGGGCGCGATCGAGATCTTCGAGCGCATTCTCTCGTTCGACTACCACTACAAGGACGCGGCGGCTTGTCTCGAGCGCTGCAAGGGGATGGTCGCCAGGCAGAGCGAGGACCTGCCGCCGCTCACCGCGCCGACCGCCCCCGCTCCCGCCACCAGCCGCTACGAGATCGTGCGGGAGCTCGGGCGCGGCGGGATGGGAGTCGTGTACCTCGCGCGAGATTCAGTCCTCGAGCGCGAGGTCGCGTACAAGGTTCTGCCCGAGGGGCTGCGCGAGAATCCGAACGCGCTCAAGAACTTCCTGCGCGAAGCGAAGGCCGCCGCGGCGCTCAACCACCCGAACATCGTCACCGTCTACGACGCCGGAGAGTCCGAGCACGGCTTCTACATGGCGATGGAGCGGGTCGAGGGCACGACGCTGAAGGAGATCCTGCGCCAGCGCGGACCGGTCTCGGCCAACGCGGTGGTCTACATCCTGCGGCAGATGGCCTCCGCGCTCTCCTACGCTCACGGGCGCAAGGTCGTGCACCGCGACATCAAGACCGCGAACACGATGTGGACCGCGGAGCGCCACGTGAAGATCATGGACTTCGGCCTGGCCAAGCTCATGGAAGAGGTGCGCAACGCCACGACGATGATCTCGGGCACGCCCTTCTACATGTCGCCGGAGCAGACCCTGGGACGCGACGTCGACCACCGCACCGACATCTACTCGCTCGGTGTCACGATCTTCGAGCTCGCCACCGGTGAGCTCCCGTTCCAGAAGGGGAACGTCCCCTATCACCACGTCCACACCCCGCCGCCCGATCCTCGCGACGTCAAGGCCGATATCCCCGTGGGGCTCTCCCAGATCATCCTGCGCTGTCTGAAGAAGGCGCCGGCCGAGCGCTACCAGACGGCGAAGGAGCTGATCGAGGACCTCGACCGGCTGGCGAAGGCGTGA
- a CDS encoding sulfite exporter TauE/SafE family protein yields the protein MTLPAPGEIAILFGAGIVGGLINTLAGGGSFLLVPLLVMMGLPATVANATSRVGVFAQSLSAVAGFRQEGFRDLDTALRILPVMLLAAWLGAVLASSLDDELFARGFGAVMLLALPLILWNPRPPAGVAERAPLAPAVQHAIYFAIGLYGGAIQAGVGIPLTLALVGVGRLDLVRASSVKVAINTATTAIALAQFVWAGKVVWGHGLLLAVGMALGGYAGSRIGARAGDRLLRPALTVCVVLLAIRMLLGGSG from the coding sequence CTGACGCTTCCCGCCCCGGGGGAGATCGCGATCCTCTTCGGCGCGGGGATCGTGGGCGGGCTGATCAACACGCTGGCCGGGGGCGGGTCGTTCCTGCTGGTCCCGCTTCTCGTGATGATGGGCCTGCCGGCGACGGTCGCCAACGCCACCAGCCGAGTCGGCGTCTTCGCGCAGTCGCTCTCCGCTGTCGCGGGCTTCCGACAGGAGGGATTTCGCGATCTCGACACGGCCCTGCGCATCCTGCCCGTGATGCTCCTCGCGGCCTGGCTCGGGGCTGTGCTCGCATCGAGCCTGGACGACGAGCTCTTCGCGCGCGGGTTCGGCGCGGTGATGCTTCTGGCCCTGCCTCTGATCCTCTGGAATCCGCGGCCGCCGGCGGGTGTCGCGGAACGCGCTCCCCTGGCGCCAGCTGTCCAGCACGCGATCTACTTCGCGATCGGGCTCTACGGCGGGGCCATCCAGGCTGGGGTCGGCATTCCGCTCACGCTCGCGCTCGTCGGCGTGGGCCGGCTGGACCTCGTGCGGGCGAGCTCGGTGAAGGTGGCGATCAACACCGCCACTACCGCCATCGCGCTCGCGCAGTTCGTCTGGGCGGGAAAGGTGGTCTGGGGCCACGGCCTGCTTCTCGCGGTGGGGATGGCTCTGGGCGGCTACGCCGGCTCGCGCATCGGCGCACGCGCGGGGGACCGGCTGCTCCGACCCGCCCTCACGGTCTGCGTAGTCCTGCTGGCGATCCGCATGCTATTGGGCGGGAGCGGGTAG
- the ruvB gene encoding Holliday junction branch migration DNA helicase RuvB has product MLRPDVAGVEHGIEDSLRPATLDEFVGQDALRENLRVFIRAARERGESLDHVLFYGPPGLGKTALAHVIAREMGAPLRVTAGPVIERAGDLAAIVTNLEPGAVLFIDEIHRLAPAVEEILYPAMEDFKLDLVIGQGPSAQSVKIDLPRFTLIGATTRAGLLGSPLRDRFGVIARLQYYPPDDLERILARSARILGIATEAGGSHEIARRSRGTPRIANRLLRRVRDFAEVGGEAGVSRELARFALGRLEVDDAGFDRMDRQLLLALIEKYAGGPVGLDTLAAAIGEDRGTIEDIYEPFLIQEGYLDRTPRGRIATLRAYQHFGVTPARDARQEKLL; this is encoded by the coding sequence ATGCTCCGACCCGACGTCGCTGGCGTCGAGCACGGGATCGAGGACAGCCTGCGGCCCGCCACGCTCGACGAGTTCGTCGGCCAGGACGCGCTGCGCGAGAACCTGCGCGTCTTCATCCGAGCGGCGCGCGAGCGGGGCGAGTCGCTCGACCACGTGCTCTTCTACGGCCCACCCGGTCTGGGCAAGACGGCGCTCGCGCACGTGATCGCGCGCGAGATGGGGGCGCCGCTCCGCGTCACCGCCGGGCCGGTGATCGAGCGGGCAGGGGACCTCGCGGCGATCGTGACGAACCTCGAGCCCGGCGCGGTGTTGTTCATCGACGAGATCCACCGCCTCGCGCCCGCCGTCGAGGAGATCCTCTACCCGGCGATGGAGGACTTCAAGCTCGACCTCGTGATCGGTCAGGGGCCGAGCGCGCAGAGCGTGAAGATCGACCTGCCGCGCTTCACGCTGATCGGCGCGACCACGCGCGCGGGACTGCTGGGCTCGCCGCTGCGCGATCGCTTCGGCGTGATCGCCCGCCTGCAGTACTACCCGCCGGACGATCTGGAGCGGATCCTCGCGCGCAGCGCGCGCATCCTCGGCATCGCGACCGAAGCCGGCGGCTCGCACGAGATCGCGCGCCGCTCGCGCGGGACGCCGCGAATCGCCAACCGCCTGCTGCGCCGGGTGCGCGACTTCGCGGAGGTCGGCGGCGAGGCCGGCGTGTCGCGGGAGCTCGCGCGCTTTGCGCTCGGCCGGCTCGAGGTCGACGACGCGGGCTTCGACCGGATGGACCGTCAGCTTCTGCTCGCGCTGATCGAGAAGTACGCGGGCGGGCCGGTCGGCCTCGACACGCTGGCGGCCGCGATCGGCGAGGATCGCGGAACGATCGAGGACATCTACGAGCCGTTCCTGATCCAGGAAGGTTATCTGGACCGCACGCCCCGCGGCCGCATCGCGACCCTGCGCGCCTACCAACACTTCGGTGTGACACCCGCGCGCGACGCCCGGCAGGAGAAGCTGCTCTGA
- the ruvA gene encoding Holliday junction branch migration protein RuvA: MIARLEGALVEKKPEGVVLDVHGVGYEVRVPLSTFFELPDEGKTVRLQIHTHVREDALQLYGFGSELERVLFRLLIAASGVGPKLALGILSGLPVGRLLTALRAGDVVALTRIPGVGKKTAERLAIDLREKALALEAVSRSERAAAPEASAAAESALVNLGYPRPHAERAVRRALELAPEGSSLETLIKEALRAAAG, encoded by the coding sequence TTGATCGCGCGGCTCGAAGGCGCACTCGTCGAGAAGAAGCCCGAGGGCGTCGTGCTCGACGTCCATGGCGTGGGCTACGAGGTGCGCGTGCCGCTCTCGACCTTCTTCGAGCTGCCCGACGAGGGCAAGACGGTCCGCCTGCAGATCCACACCCACGTGCGCGAGGACGCGCTCCAGCTGTACGGCTTCGGTTCCGAGCTCGAGCGCGTCCTGTTCCGGCTGCTGATCGCGGCCAGCGGCGTCGGCCCGAAGCTCGCGCTCGGGATCCTCTCCGGTCTTCCCGTCGGCCGGCTGCTCACCGCGCTGCGCGCCGGGGACGTCGTCGCGCTCACCAGGATCCCCGGAGTCGGCAAGAAGACCGCCGAGCGACTCGCGATCGATCTGCGCGAGAAGGCGCTGGCGCTCGAAGCCGTGTCGAGATCGGAGCGTGCGGCTGCCCCCGAGGCGTCGGCTGCCGCCGAGAGCGCGCTGGTCAACCTCGGTTACCCTCGGCCGCATGCGGAGCGCGCGGTGCGCCGCGCGCTCGAGCTCGCGCCGGAGGGATCGAGCCTCGAGACGCTGATCAAGGAGGCGTTGCGTGCCGCCGCGGGATGA
- the ruvC gene encoding crossover junction endodeoxyribonuclease RuvC, with product MRTSTSRTRSCWRRRARARSPSGARAREPRWSQRFCVDSRRSSVRPGGRVRVLGIDPGSVATGYGVVSVEGSTLRRIAGGTIRARGETLAARLAQLQSELAGAIAELAPECAAIESIFSARNVRSALVLGHARGVALATCGSAGLGAAEYTPAQVKTAVTGYGRADKSQVMRMVQRLLGLTAPPPSDEADALAIAICHGMSARLRARVVAPARGLVRAP from the coding sequence ATGCGAACTTCGACGTCTCGGACGCGGAGCTGCTGGCGGCGGCGAGCGCGGGCTAGGAGCCCGAGCGGAGCTCGGGCGCGCGAGCCTCGCTGGTCGCAGCGCTTCTGTGTAGACTCGCGTCGGTCGTCGGTTCGGCCGGGGGGTCGAGTGCGGGTCCTGGGAATCGATCCGGGCTCTGTGGCCACGGGCTACGGCGTGGTCAGCGTCGAGGGATCGACGCTGCGCAGGATCGCCGGCGGCACGATCCGAGCGCGCGGAGAGACGCTCGCGGCGCGGCTCGCGCAGCTGCAGAGCGAGCTCGCAGGCGCGATTGCCGAGCTCGCTCCGGAGTGCGCGGCGATCGAGTCGATCTTCAGCGCGCGCAACGTTCGCAGCGCGCTCGTGCTCGGCCACGCGCGCGGCGTAGCGCTGGCGACCTGCGGAAGCGCGGGGCTCGGCGCCGCGGAGTACACCCCCGCGCAGGTCAAGACCGCAGTCACCGGCTACGGACGCGCGGACAAGTCGCAGGTCATGCGCATGGTGCAGCGCCTGCTCGGCCTGACCGCGCCGCCGCCGAGCGACGAGGCCGACGCGCTCGCGATCGCGATCTGTCACGGCATGAGCGCGCGACTGCGCGCGCGCGTCGTCGCGCCCGCTCGCGGCTTGGTGCGCGCGCCTTGA
- a CDS encoding YebC/PmpR family DNA-binding transcriptional regulator, with protein sequence MSGHSKWATIKRKKGAADAKRGKLFTQLIREISMAANLGGGDPDANPRLRLAMQKARGVNMPKDNIERAIKKGTGELEGNQIEEIRYEGYGPGGVAVIADTLTDNRNRTVGELRFIFSRFSGNLGTNGCVAYMFDRRGVLEFDRGSVDADALMEAAIEANALDIVDEQEALLVQTSPESFEGVKAALEGRGFAPARASIQMVPSSTVTISGKNAELMLKLYEELDGHEDVAAVYANFDVSDAELLAAASAG encoded by the coding sequence ATGTCCGGTCACTCGAAATGGGCGACCATCAAGCGCAAGAAGGGCGCTGCGGACGCCAAGCGCGGCAAGCTCTTCACCCAGCTGATCCGCGAGATCAGCATGGCGGCGAACCTCGGGGGTGGCGATCCCGACGCGAATCCGCGCCTGCGCCTTGCGATGCAGAAGGCGCGCGGCGTGAACATGCCGAAGGACAACATCGAGCGCGCGATCAAGAAGGGGACCGGCGAGCTCGAGGGCAACCAGATCGAGGAGATCCGCTACGAGGGCTACGGCCCCGGCGGCGTGGCCGTGATCGCGGATACCCTGACCGACAATCGCAACCGAACGGTCGGCGAGCTGCGCTTCATCTTCAGCCGCTTCAGCGGCAATCTCGGCACGAACGGCTGCGTCGCGTACATGTTCGACCGACGCGGCGTGCTCGAGTTCGACCGCGGCTCGGTCGACGCCGACGCGCTGATGGAGGCCGCGATCGAGGCGAACGCGCTCGACATCGTCGACGAGCAGGAGGCGCTGCTCGTGCAGACCTCGCCCGAGAGCTTCGAGGGCGTCAAGGCCGCGCTCGAGGGGCGGGGCTTCGCGCCGGCCCGGGCGTCGATCCAGATGGTGCCGAGCTCCACCGTGACGATCTCCGGCAAGAACGCGGAGCTCATGCTCAAGCTCTACGAGGAGCTCGACGGGCACGAGGACGTGGCCGCGGTCTATGCGAACTTCGACGTCTCGGACGCGGAGCTGCTGGCGGCGGCGAGCGCGGGCTAG
- a CDS encoding molecular chaperone DnaK: MSKDVTIGIDLGTSNSCVCAIIDGKPKVLANRAGEQVIASVVAFREDGRIEVGNGAKAGIILDPKHTVSSAKRLIGRYFFSEEVRKARAVCRYEIVPGENHGVRIKVRDEEFSLPEISAFVLKEIKETAEFALGHPVSGAVITVPAFFNDNQRQATKDAGRIAGLDVLRILNEPTAAALAYGFGRDLRQKVVIYDLGGGTFDVSILEIGEDVFEVLATCGDTYLGGDDFDDRVIDLLADRVQAEHSVNVRSDPYAFAKLRMAAEAAKVGLSTSESAQISIPDLIERDGVKIPLEYTLGAKEFDKLTRDLILRTFKVCDEAMQQAGLTVRDLNGVILVGGPTRLPSIRKAVQDYFQREPETDINPDEIVAIGAAIHAASLVNSETGSYLLDVTPLTLRLGIAGGLSEPIIERNSPVPIDHTRVFTTVSDNQDAIAVRIYQGESRQADGNTLLGEFEFTGFEPGPRGQVKIEVAFSISTEGIVTVQARDPKTGAEASTAVSMSSGLSEEQIQEIMSRGRTADVAEGGARTLSASEPAPLLDESEDVLLDEPSIEGGMGDLLEKRDETQLFGRVEGDLAGDNASNETSFQIERSQPAFLGGDPSAEPDADDEDDKLLGEE; encoded by the coding sequence ATGAGCAAAGACGTCACCATCGGCATCGACCTGGGCACCAGCAACTCGTGCGTCTGCGCGATCATCGACGGAAAGCCCAAGGTGCTGGCGAATCGGGCCGGCGAGCAGGTGATCGCCTCGGTCGTCGCGTTTCGCGAGGACGGCCGGATCGAAGTCGGCAATGGCGCCAAGGCCGGGATCATCCTCGATCCGAAGCACACGGTCTCGTCGGCCAAGCGGCTGATCGGGCGGTACTTCTTCAGCGAAGAGGTGCGCAAGGCCCGCGCCGTCTGCCGCTACGAGATCGTGCCGGGCGAGAACCACGGCGTGCGCATCAAGGTCCGCGACGAGGAGTTCTCGCTTCCCGAGATCTCCGCCTTCGTGCTGAAGGAGATCAAGGAGACCGCCGAGTTCGCGCTCGGCCACCCGGTTTCGGGCGCGGTCATCACGGTGCCGGCGTTCTTCAACGACAACCAGCGCCAGGCGACGAAGGATGCGGGCAGGATCGCCGGCCTCGACGTGCTGCGAATCCTGAACGAGCCGACCGCCGCGGCTCTGGCGTACGGTTTCGGGCGGGATCTGCGCCAGAAGGTCGTGATCTACGACCTCGGCGGCGGCACGTTCGACGTCTCGATCCTCGAGATCGGCGAGGACGTCTTCGAAGTGCTCGCGACGTGCGGCGACACCTACCTCGGAGGAGACGACTTCGACGATCGCGTGATCGACCTGCTCGCCGACCGCGTGCAGGCCGAGCACTCCGTGAACGTGCGCTCGGATCCCTACGCGTTCGCGAAGCTGCGCATGGCGGCCGAGGCGGCGAAGGTCGGACTCTCGACCAGCGAGTCGGCGCAGATCTCGATCCCGGATCTGATCGAGCGCGACGGCGTGAAGATCCCGCTCGAGTACACGCTCGGCGCCAAGGAGTTCGACAAGCTCACGCGCGATCTGATCCTGCGCACCTTCAAGGTCTGCGACGAGGCGATGCAGCAAGCCGGGCTCACGGTGCGCGACCTGAACGGTGTGATCCTGGTTGGAGGACCGACTCGGCTGCCCTCGATCCGCAAGGCGGTGCAGGACTACTTCCAACGCGAGCCGGAGACGGACATCAATCCCGACGAGATCGTCGCGATCGGCGCGGCGATCCACGCGGCGTCGCTGGTGAACTCCGAGACCGGCAGCTACCTGCTCGACGTCACGCCGCTCACGCTGCGCCTGGGCATCGCCGGCGGGCTCTCCGAGCCGATCATCGAGCGGAACAGCCCGGTGCCGATCGATCACACGCGCGTTTTCACGACCGTGTCGGACAACCAGGACGCGATCGCCGTGCGGATCTATCAGGGCGAGTCGCGCCAGGCGGACGGGAACACCCTTCTCGGCGAGTTCGAGTTCACGGGCTTCGAGCCGGGCCCGCGCGGCCAGGTGAAGATCGAAGTGGCGTTCTCGATCAGCACCGAGGGCATCGTCACGGTTCAGGCGCGCGACCCGAAGACGGGGGCCGAGGCCTCGACCGCGGTCTCGATGTCGAGCGGGCTCTCCGAAGAGCAGATCCAGGAGATCATGTCCCGCGGCCGCACCGCGGACGTCGCCGAGGGCGGCGCGAGGACGCTCTCCGCGAGCGAGCCCGCGCCGCTTCTCGACGAGAGCGAGGACGTGCTCCTCGACGAGCCGTCGATCGAGGGCGGGATGGGCGACCTGCTCGAGAAGCGCGACGAGACGCAGCTCTTCGGCCGGGTCGAGGGAGATCTCGCCGGCGATAACGCGTCGAACGAGACCAGCTTCCAGATCGAGCGCTCCCAGCCGGCGTTCCTGGGCGGCGATCCGTCGGCCGAGCCCGACGCCGACGACGAAGACGACAAGCTCCTCGGCGAAGAATGA
- a CDS encoding J domain-containing protein: MTGESAAESRTMNPVEIKALARVIDRLDYYRLLKLDPGANTSQLRVAYHDARKRFHPDCFLGQPEEIRVAVDRIARRITEGYLVLRDRQRRAAYDSALTGGHLRLTQEVEDEVKTEVQQQRGTTANGRRYLTLCEEEERRGALPKAIAHLRTAITFEPKNLAFRQKLDRLEQQLKAAKTASK; this comes from the coding sequence ATGACCGGCGAGAGCGCTGCAGAGTCCAGGACGATGAACCCGGTCGAGATCAAAGCCCTCGCGCGCGTGATCGATCGGCTGGACTACTACCGATTGCTGAAGCTCGATCCCGGCGCGAACACGAGCCAGCTCCGCGTCGCCTACCACGACGCGCGCAAGCGCTTCCACCCGGACTGCTTTCTCGGCCAGCCCGAGGAGATCCGCGTCGCGGTCGATCGGATCGCGCGCCGGATCACCGAGGGATACCTGGTCTTGCGCGATCGACAGCGGCGCGCCGCCTACGACTCCGCGCTCACCGGCGGCCATCTGCGGCTCACGCAGGAGGTCGAGGACGAGGTGAAGACGGAGGTACAGCAGCAGCGCGGCACCACGGCGAACGGAAGGCGCTACCTGACCCTCTGCGAGGAGGAGGAGCGCCGCGGCGCCCTGCCCAAGGCGATCGCCCACCTGCGCACCGCGATCACCTTCGAGCCCAAGAATCTCGCCTTCCGGCAGAAGCTCGACCGCCTCGAGCAGCAGCTGAAGGCCGCGAAGACCGCCTCGAAATAG
- a CDS encoding Zn-ribbon domain-containing OB-fold protein, with protein MSEAAAAQSKPLPVVSFLKIPDQGKPYLEGQRCKGCKAVFLGARDVCASCGARNQFEQIKLADKGELYVYSITYRSFPGIETPYISAVVDLEGGGTVKGNLIGIDADPKKIRMGMSVEVVYKIAPRKDREGNEYLTYYFQPAKA; from the coding sequence ATGTCAGAGGCTGCAGCGGCTCAATCGAAGCCGCTCCCGGTAGTTTCGTTCCTGAAGATTCCCGACCAGGGCAAGCCCTATCTCGAGGGACAGCGCTGCAAGGGCTGCAAGGCCGTGTTCCTCGGCGCGCGAGACGTGTGCGCGTCGTGCGGCGCGCGCAACCAGTTCGAGCAGATCAAGCTCGCCGACAAGGGCGAGCTCTACGTCTACTCGATCACGTACCGCTCGTTTCCGGGCATCGAGACGCCGTACATCTCCGCGGTCGTCGATCTCGAGGGCGGCGGCACCGTGAAGGGCAACCTGATCGGCATCGACGCGGATCCCAAGAAGATCAGGATGGGCATGTCCGTCGAGGTGGTCTACAAGATCGCGCCGCGAAAGGACCGCGAGGGGAACGAGTATCTGACCTACTACTTCCAGCCGGCCAAGGCCTGA